The following DNA comes from Marinilactibacillus sp. Marseille-P9653.
TTGAACAGCTTCTCTAGTTTGACCTTTTAAACCTGTATCAGCCGCAATAAGGTATCCTGTTAAATGAAGATCGAATCGTTCAGGAAGTTTGGATTTCATATAAAATAGAGGCTGATTGCCACTTGTGACACGTGCATCGAGCCCACTAGGATTCCCGTGAGCGATTTTTTCTGAAATGCCAATATAGTGTAGTAGCACGTCGTACTCGAGTGGGTGTTCAAAAAAGTTGAACAGCGCTCGCACAAGGGCTGAAGCAACAGCTGCGCTGGAGCCCATACCGCGTTCAGCGGGAATGAGACTAGAAATGGAGATTTGCATACCAGAAGGCTCATATCCTAAATCTTCACAAATCACTTCAATGGTCTTGATTAAATTATTCAGTGAGACAGGTGCATCAGAAATAGACCCCTCATAATAATTCGAGCGGATCTGACTATGGCCTTGAATGGCTTCAATGGTGACTTCAACATGAGCCGCCGGGAAAGGGAGCGCAATTGCAGGGTTATTATACACTACGGAATGCTCTCCAATTAATATGATCTTTCCGTGAGCCGTTCCAATGGCTTGATCGGAGAGAGTTTTCATCCTGTCAACTCCTCGTTGATACTATTATCTATAATCTTGATAAGTTACTCCGTGATTACTGTACTACAATCGTACTATACTTGACTGTTAGACTCCACTATATCGTATCAATATTACTTTAAAAATACATAAAGAAACCCTTCATAATCAAAGAGTTCCATTTTACACGAAATTTTTCTAGGATAAAAGAGGGCAGTCTAAAAAGGCGTTTAGAATTTAGATAGTCAAAATCTATTTATTTTGGTAAACTTGAACACGACTAAAGACTAAGAGAAGCGGAGGTTTATACCGCATGCAAGAATCGGATACGTTTTATATTATTGATAGAGATGAATGGAAAGAACTCAATGAACATACTAGATTGACCCTGACCGATGAGGAATTAGAATCACTAAGATCACTGAATGACCGGATTTCAATGAAAGATGTTAAAGAAATTTACGTACCTATTTTGCAGATATTGCACACACATATCAAGCACTATGATGAACGTCAAAGCGAAATGAAAACGCTATTGAATCAACCAGCTAGAAAAGATCCTTACATTATAGGGATCGCTGGAAGTGTGGCTGTTGGAAAAAGCACTTTGGCCAGACTTCTTCAGATGATGATGGACCGAGCATACTCGAATAGAAAAGTGGATCTGATTACGACAGATGGATTCCTTTATCCAAATGAGGTATTGAAAGAGAAAAATAGTCTGAACCGTAAAGGCTTCCCGGAAAGCTACGATATGCAGCGTTTGATTCGCTTTATGGGAGACGTGAAAAGTGGACACCGAAACATTGAAGTTCCAGTATACTCACATAAGTTCTATGACATTATCCCTGATGAATATGCCGTCATTGATCAACCAGATATTTTGATTGTGGAAGGGATCAATGTTTTACAACTACCGGCAAATGAAAAAATCTTTGTCAGTGACTTTTTTGATTTCAGTTTCTATGTAGATGCTGAACCAGAACGCATTGAAAAGTGGTATCTGGAACGATTCGGTTTACTGCTAGATACTGCCTTTCAAGATCCTACCAATTATTACTATGAACTAGCAACCGGAAATAGAGAGAAAGCTTTTGATACAGCACGTAAAGTCTGGAAAGCGGTCAATCTGACAAACCTGGAAGAGTATATTCTTCCCACAAGGTTTAGAGCAGATATGATTGTCCATAAAACGACAGATCACTTTATTGATCAGTTGTTGTTGAAAAAACACTAGTATACAAAAGAATTAACAGATTCTATAATCTAGAGAAGTGGGTGTAGGATGGCAAAAATCAAAATTTTCATTCAAACTGTTTTGAATTTTTTAGCGTTGAATTTATTGTTAAATCCGATAATGAACACACTGTTACCCGTTAGTGCAGTAGGTGGTATGTTGAGTTTGTTTTATTGGGGAATGTTACTCATTGGTTCATATGCCTTATCCATTTTTTTAATAGAGTCAAAACAATAAAACGCGTTCGAGTCGCAAATAATACTTAAATGAATTCTTTTTGCGAGAAAGATACTGAAAGGGGGTTTAATCATCTTCTATGCATTTGATTTCTTTTCTATTATACTCATACTGATTTTTTATGTTGGTATCCCAGCAGTCGTAATCTACTTTATACTGATGTGCCGTAAGATGGTTATGTTGACTGAAGAAAAAAACAAAAAGTTAGAACGTATTGCTAGTGCACTTACAGATATGCGAGATCGTAAGTCAGTTGATTAGGATTAACTTAATAAAAGCCAGTTAAGAAGTAGCAGACAGAAGCTACTCTTTAACTGGCTTTATTTGTATATTTAAATGGATGGACTGAATTGCCCAATCCAATCAATCAAGCAGTGAACGTTTTGTTCTTAGGTTTATCTTTCAATTTTTACCCATAGATACACAAATGGTAAAAAAATAAACATCCCTGATAACGTTCCATTCAATATAAACTTGCTGTCATTTTCTAAATCCTCTATCACACTTTCAAGATAGGAAAATGCCCATATGCATGACGATAGATATACAAAAAACGTCAGTCTAAGCCAATTCTCGAAAAAACCTCCAACGATAAACATATAAATAAAAGCATGTATCAAAAAATAGAAAACATCCGAAGAAAAAACCACGTCTTGAGAATTTCATATATTTTCCATATTGCATAACAAACAACTCTCTTTAAGGATTAACTTGTCTAATAGGATTGTCGCAAGCCATACGTAGCTGAAGCAACAGCATTAAAAATTTACTTTTTAGCTGTATATTAACTATAACAAATACAAGAAAGTTTTCAAAATAACATAATGAATCATTGGAACTTTTTAAACAGGGAAGCTTACAATTTAATCCCTTGCATATAGAATTGTGCTTATTCGTAGTGATATTTGATTACAGAATAATCAAAAGGATGACCATTATTCATCGTAGAAAATGGATTTGGCGCAGTGGATACAGTGGAAGAAGATGGTAGTATCCATGATGATGAGCGTATTTCATACATGCGTGAGCACATCAAAGAAATGGAAAAAGCGGTAAACTATGATGGCGTTGAATTGATGGGTTACACACCTTGGGGCGTTATTGATATCGTTTCCTTCACTACAGGTGAAATGAAGAAACGTTACGGCATGATTCACGTAGACCGTGACAACGAGGGTAACGGAACAATGGAACGTAGCAAAAAAGATTCATTTAACTGGTTCAAGCAAGTGATTGAATCGAATGGTGCAGAGTTGTAATTCAATAGTTAATAGATAGAAGACCATGAAGCCATCTTAATTGAATGGCTTCATGGTCTTTGCTTTCTATTTAATACTTAGACTATTTACCAAACATAATATTAGATAATCATTTCTTTATATGTCACAATTCAAATAACAAAACTTTTAGGAGGAAGATTATGTCTATTTTTTCATCTGACGTATTTAAGGGGAAACATGCTTTAGTTACAGGAGCGACCGGAGGGATTGGTCGTGAGACAGCGAAGGTATTAGCAGCTATGGGTGCGAATGTTACGATTACGGGTAGAAAAGAACAGGTTTTGAGCGAATTAAAAAAAGAAATCGAAAACGAGTCGCCGAATGCTGAGGTTCTGATGTATGTTGCCGACTTAACAGATGCAATGGACAGAGAAGAATTAGTTCTAGTCGCAGAAGAAACGTTTGGAACCATTTCCTTATTAGTTAATTCAGCTGGGATGACGGGTGGAGGCATTTTGGAAGAATTAACCCAAGAAGAGTTGGAGCGCGTGATGCACTTAAATCACACAGTCCCGATTCTCTTGACACAAAGAATTTATAAAAATATGAAAAAAGATAGAAAAGGTTCCATTGTAAATGTTTCGTCTCTTTCAGGTGTGAGAGGAACGTATGGTGGAACGGCGTACACTGGATCTAAGTTTGCACTGAATGCATTCACTCAATCTTTTGCACTAGAAGCGATTGAACACAACGTTCGAGTTAATGGTGTCTGTCCAGGGTATGTTGATACTGAGATGGGAAGAAATGGTATTCGTTCTAAAGGCGAGCAAGCAGGTCGTAGTTTTGAAGAACAATTTAAAATCGAAAGCGAAAAACTACCAACTGGACGCATTACAAATCCAGATGAAGTGGCTAACACAATCGCTTATTTATTATCGGATGCCGCAGAAAATATTGTCGGAGAAAATATCAACTTATCAGGTGGATCGGTAATGCGTTAAAAAGTCTTGAAAGTAATGACGAAACAAGGGGGCTGGGAAAAAACTCCCCTAAAATGAATACATCCCTCGACCAATTTTGAGAAAAAATGGTCGAGGGATGTTTCTTTTATAAAGACAAAATGAGCCCCACCGGCTATAATTGAAGTACCAACAGCAATTAAAGGAGGGGCTCACTTTGTATCAAGAGTATAACACAATGGAAACTGCTTTAACACTACAACTAGACTTCACTATTCCCGAGGATCACGAAGCACGTCTTATCAGTCGTTTCGTTGATTCTATTCCTGCGGAATTTCTTCTGGAAGAAACATCTCATACGGGACGTCCTGCGTTTCACCCTGCCATGTTACTTAAAATGTGCTTATTTGCCTATAGTCGTTCTACTTTTTCAGGTCGTACGATTGATCCAATACAGTTAGGACACTTATTGATAATTTCGAAATCACATACTAACAGTATTATAGACCTTACATCAGAGAGACTTTTAGAGCTGATAATGTTGGAGAAGAAAATAGTGGAAGTTTTAGAAAATAACTTTAATATTCTAGGCGTTAGTATTATTCAAAATAACGGTAAAGTTATGGATGATGGAACTCATTTTCATGTACATATAGTTCCTAGATACACAGAAGACAAATTTTGGGATAATCAAACAGTTGCTAGACGAAATATTGATCTAAATCATTTGAAGGAAGTATTGTCGTACATATAATAGTTCAATACACGAAATTGGATAGTTTAGTGTAACATAACTGATAGATAAAGTTAATAAGAAACGGGGCTATTTAAATGATAAAAATAATTGATAATCAGAAACTCGAGTTGCATTATAAAGAGGGATTTGGATCATGGACCTATCACCTTAGACTTCCAGGAACAGCTGACATTAAAGGGAAATGGGGACATTTAAAAGTATCTGGTACAATTGACGATTTTGAAGTCAAAAACATTTATTTGGCTCCAAGGAAATATGAAGATAAGATCATTTCAATCAATAAGGAGATTAGAGACGCAATAGGGAAAAATGGAGGGGACATAGTAACGGTAACTTTATATTTGCATGATTGAATTTACTCAGTAAATTCAATCTTCTTTTTTAGATATGAAATTTACGCTTAAATTAGTAGACAGAAAAATTAGATTAATACATGAAATTAGATATAATCATGTATTGCAAAACAAGAGATCTAACACTTTTAATTAGAGTGTTAGATCTCTTATTTGATTAGTTTATACGATTTTCAGCAATTTTATAGACGGTTTTTTTATCTCTTTTTCCAATAACAACAACTTGGATCACTTCAAGTTTACCTTGTACTTCTCTAAAAATAACGCGAAGTCCCATTTTTTTGTTTTTCAGTTTATTACATTGAGCTAAAGCGCCGTGTAACGGTTGACCAGCGTCCATACCACGCAATTTAATACGATTAAGAGCTTTATCAACAAAAGTCTTTTGGCTTCCGTCAAGCTTATCATAATCATCTCTTGAGTATTCTGTCCATTCAATTTGGTACAAAGCTTACTCCCACCCATCTTCTTCGTCGATAGTAGGCACTTCATTTGCTATTGATCCACGGACTTCACTATCAGAAAAAGTAGCTACTTTTTCATTCAGTAATCTTTTTTCAGCAATTAAATCAGCAATTTGATCATATAAACCGTCAACTTCTTTATTTAATGTTTCATATTGTTTTTGTGTCAACATAACTCCAGCTACTTTTTCTCGATTAAAGACATAAACCCCAGCAGCTTCTTTATCAGCTTTTTGAAAGACCTCCATAGGAGACCTTTTTACTTCAGAAATAGAAGATGTTGGAATATCTAATATTTTCATGGCCATATCAATCCTCTCCTTTACTTAAATCTATTATAAGTCTTTTAAAAAACTTTTTAAAGTCTTTTTGCTTTTTTTAAAAAAATTTAATGGTAGAAAAAATAAAGAAAAGAGGTTCACTTATGTTGTAGTGTTCCTCTTTTCTTTATATAAAGTTAATTTAGTTGAGCTTTTAGTGCAACAATGGCATTTATTAATAATATCTTGTTGAGTAGCCTGAATTAGTAATTTCGTTTCTAGATACTCTTTTATTTCTTCAACAAGTACTAAAATAGAGTTATTAATGAGCACATAAACGTCTACTGATGGCATGATATTCACCTCCTGTCTGTTATAAGTAATAACGAATAAGAGGTGAACAGTGTTACCTAGACTTCTTTCAATACATGAAATTGCTTAAAATAGTGTATTTAGAACCTTGTTAAAATAAGCTTCCTTTTTGTGTCTGAAAAGTACTAATCTAAACTTGTTCAACACATTCGTTCGAGTAAAATCAAGTGTTGAAAATAAGACCTGTTGACAGGATAGTGAGCAACTAGGTATACTTCATTCAAAAGTTCGTTTGAATGAAGAGGTGATTTTATTGAATACAGAAGTATGTACAACTAATTTAATACATAAAGAGAAAGTAGCAACTATAAAAAAAAATTTAATTAATAATGATTTATCAACTTTGCTTGTGCTAGGAAAATGTTTTTCAGATTACTCTAGAATTAAAATTTTCTATGCGCTAGAGACTTATAAGGAGATGTGTGTCTGCGATTTAGCAGCGGTATTAGATGCTAGTATGGCTACAACATCGCACCATTTACATTTTTTGAAAAAGCATGGAGTGGCAAAATCACGTCAAGATGGAAAAATAGTTTATTACTCATTCGCAAATGAAGACGTCTTTTCGGCTGTTCGGGCTTTTTTAAACACATCAGAAAATCTATCTATGAAACTTTAGTTTGGGGGAAGTTAGTTTGTTACAAAGTATTATTTCAGCAATCGCTGTTTACATTTCTACCAGTATTGATTATTTATTTATCTTGTTGATTATTTTTTCTCAAAGTCATACGAAAAAAGGTCTCCGTCAGATTTATTTGGGGCAATACCTTGGAACAGGTATTTTAGTAGCCGTAAGTTTATTTGCAGCTTATGTGCTGAATTTTATTCCTCAGGATTGGATTATTGGACTTCTTGGATTAATACCGATTTATCTAGGAATTCGAGTTGCCATGGTTGGTGAAGAGGAAGAGGAGGAAGAAGAAGTTGTTGAGAAACTAGAATCTCGAGGAACAAATCGCTTGTTCTGGACAGTTGCTTTAATAACAATTGCGTCTGGTGGAGATAATTTAGGTATTTATATTCCTTACTTCACTTCTTTAGTTGTTTCAGAAATTGTTATTTCTCTAGTTGTATTTGCTATCTCCGTGGCGGTTCTTTGCTATATCAGTTATAAACTGGCAAAAATTTCTTTTGTCTCTGAAACGTTAGAAAAATATGAACGAATTATCGTCCCTGTGGTGTTTATTGGATTAGGAATCTTTATTTTGGTTGAAAATGGAACCATACAAACAGTTCTCAATTTATTAAACTAGCACTATAGTGAATTTCAAACAAAAAGGCAGCGAGGTTATTAAACCTCGCTGCCTTTTTGTTTGAAATAACGAATTGTAAAAGCTTGTTGCTTTAGAATTTTTTATTTTTCTGGTTCTTTGATATGGGTCAAAACTTGCTCAAGGATACTAAAAATATGAAGATCGTCAAGGCTATAGATCATACTTTTACCAGCTCTTTTCGCTTTTACTAATCTTGAAGTCTTTAACGTTTTTAATTGGTGAGAAATTGCGGATTGTTCCATACTCAAAGACTGCGCAATAGTTCCAACACTCAGTTCTTCCTTTTGCAAAAGGAATAAAATCGACAGTCGTGTGGGGTCGCTGATAATTTTAAAGATCTTACTTACCTCTTGTATAGATTCATTTTCTAATGGAGAAGTTAACGATGGTTTCATAGATTTATCTCTCCTTCATATGTGTAATGGTTCATATTTAGATTATCAAAAGATAAGGATAAAGCAAGTTTTTTATGAAAAGCAGCTGTTTTAGCCTTCTATTTTTTATCAAATAAATAAGATACCTATTTTTTTGACAAGTCAGACATAACGTTATATAATGAATGCACAAACATATGAATGGTTGTTCATTTGTAATGCGTAAACATTACGATTTAAGAAAATAATTAATATAAACAAAAAACAAAAGTTTTATTAAGAAAGGTGATATAAAATGAAAGATATTCAGGAGAAAGACACTCACGAACATGGTAGTCATAATCATGACCATAATCACGGAAAAATGCCCATTGTATTATACTTTATTGGTTTAGCATTGGCACTCATTGCGTTATTTTTAGACGGAGAAAATAGTTTGTTACAAAATAGTTTATTTTCAATCGCTTCAATTAGCGCTGGCTATCATGTCATTATTCTTGAAGGAATTGGTGAAACGATTGAAAACACTAAAAATAAAAAGAAATTTACACCCAACTCGCATATTTTAATGGGAACAGCTTCACTAGGAGCTTCTCTGATAGGAAATTTTTGGGAAGGAACTTTATTGATACTTATCTTCTCTGGAGCACATTTTCTTGAGGATTACGCTGAAGGAAGAAGTAAAAGAGAAATTACCAAGTTGTTAGAAATGAATCCAACAACAGCTAGACTGATCACGAGTGATGGAAATACAACAATCGTGGATGTGAATGAATTAAAAGTGGGAGATCAACTTCAAGTATTAAACGGTGACCAAGTGCCTATTGACGGTACCATATTATCTGGGTCTACTTCCATTGACGAATCTTCTATTAATGGTGAGAGTATCCCAAAAGAGAAGTCAAAAGGAGACGGAGTTTTTGGGAGTACAATTAACGGAACAGGTACGTTTACAATGGAAGTCACGAAAGAAAATAAAGATACTGTTTTTTCAAAAATTTTACAGCTAGTAAATCAAAATCAAGAGAATCAAACAAAAGCTTCTAGCATTATCCAAAAATTTGAGCCTAAGTATGTTAAATTCGTTTTAATTGCAATTCCACTATTTATTTTACTCACTCCTGTACTTTTTGATTGGACATGGTCACAAAGTATCTATAGAGGACTAGTTCTTTTAGTTGCGGCTTCACCGTGTGCTCTAGCGGCAGCTACTGTATCTGTAACATTATCAGCTACGTCGAATCTAGCAAAAAGAGGTGTACTTTCAAAAGGAAGTTCCTATTTGTCGCAGTTAGCTGATATTCAAGCCATTGCCTTTGATAAAACTGGAACCTTAACTAAAGGAAAACCTGAAGTAACAAATGATTATTTTGCTGATTCTGTGGACAAGGAAAGTATGATTGATATCGTAGTGGCTCTTGAAAAAGAATCAAATCACCCATTAGCAAGTGCTATTTTAAAAAAGTATGAACAAAAAAATAAACTAGCTATTGAAGTGGAAAATCAGATTGGAAAAGGTTTAACAGGTGTTTATAACGGAAAAACTTATCGTATAGGAAAACCGAGCTCTTTTGACGCTGTATCTGATGAATACACACGTTTGAATAAAGAATGGGCTTCAGAAGGTAAGACGGTTGTATACGTATCAGAGAATGAACAAGTAATCGTTCTTATAGGATTAATGGATGTTCCAAGTGAAAATGCGAAAGCAACGATAGATTATTTTAAGAAACTTGGTATCCATACTACTTTAATAACTGGGGACTCTGAAATGACAGGACAAGCCGTCGGTAAACAATTAGGAGTAGACCAAGTGATTGCAAATGTCATGCCGGAAGATAAATCGAAAATTATCACTGAACAACAAGAAAATTATGGCGTGACCGCTATGGTGGGAGATGGTGTAAATGACGCACCTGCTCTTGTGAAAGCAGATGTTGGAATTGCTATGGGAGATGGTACTGATGTTGCAGTAGATGTCTCTGATTTAGTTTTAATGAAAAATGATTTATCTAAATTAGTCAAAGCTCATGAGATTTCTTTAAAAATGAATCGTGTTACTTGGCAAAACATTATTTTCTCAATGGCCGTTGTAGCCTTTTTAGTTGTCGTTAGTTTATTAGGATTAACGGATATAGCCATTAGTGTCATCATTCATGAAGGAAGTACCTTAGTCGTAATACTAAATGGTCTACGATTATTAAAAACTAAATAAATACACTAAATTGAATATAAACATTTTTTGATTAGAAAAAGGATTCTATCGCTTAAAAAGCAATAGAATCCTTTTTCTAATACTGTTATTTTATATTGAGTACGTAAGGCAACAATTACATTTTCAATAACATCTTGCTGCATGGCTTGAATAAGCAATTGCGTTTCTAAATAGTCTTTTATTTCTTCAACAAGTACTAAAATCTTAGCATTTATTGGTATATAGACGTTTGCTGATAACATACCCTTCACCTTCCTTTATTTTCGTTACAGGTAATAACGAAAATAAAGGGAGGTGTTACCATCTAATACATGAAATTAGATAAAATCATGTATCAAGAATCCCATACCTATAGGGTTCTTTTTTTATTGTAGTGTCCAATACACGATTTAGTGGTATCATGATTAGAATCATGTATCATAACAATCTAAGGAGAGAGCATTTCAATGACTTATAATGTACAGCCGTTAAGAACACAGCAAGAGATAAATGACTTCTTATTTTGTTTGCGAAGAAACAAAAATGCTAAGAGAGACGTTTTTCTATTTTTAATTGGAATCAATAGTGGATTGCGTATGTCAGATATTGTTAAACTGAAAAAGAAAGACATTATCTCCTCAAAAAACCCAAGAATTATAGAACAAAAAACTGGAAAAACTAGAATTTTGTATTTAAGTAGTCTTCAAGACCTGATTCAAGAATATACTGTAGACTTAAATATAGATGATTACTTATTTCCCAGCACCTTGTTTTTTTGTTTTCGATTTTTTAAAAATAGTTACATTAGAAATTTTCACTTTTTTATGACTAGCGTTATCATTAGAATAAACTGTTTTCTGCTATCAATCAGATTTGGAGACTAAAAGGAATCTAATTGTAAGCGAATAAAATCTTGTTGCTTTTATTGAAAGGGTATGTCACAATGATTTTGAAAGAAAATTGAATATCTTTCACTAGGGGCGCCAATTGATCGTTGGCTGAGAAAAGCAGTTGCTTAGTCCCTTTGAACCTGATCTAGTTAATACTAGCGTAGGGAAGTGAGCCACGAATTTTTTGATAAAGGAATATCTACCCAGTATGGATAGGTATGCTTTTTGACAATGATGAACATTTAGTGAGCCACTCTACGCAAAAAAGTAGAGTGGCTTTTTTGTGTGGAGCGAATGTTACTAAATATTAGTCCATTAAAATTCAACTTAAATTGAATACATATTTTTTAAGGGCCGTCTTTTACTTACCTTGGATTATCTACTCAAGTTCAAACAGGCTGCTGCTGATCTTCACTCTCCTCAAAAATAGTTTAGGAGGACATAGATAAATGAACAAAAATAAGAAGATGACTTTGCGCGATGTGATTGCAATGTCGGTGATTTCAATTGTTTTCGGAATCTTATATCTTTTCTGGATTTTCATTAACGGAACGTTCGGAGCAGCTATAGGGCCTTTTTCTACAGCTATTTTATCCGGTTTATGGATTATGGCATGTACAGTGTGTGGTTACATTATTCAAAAACCAGGAGTGGCTTTTGTGGCACAAATGATGGCGGCTTTAACAGAAGTACTTGTCGGTTCGGTTAGCGCAGGTTCTGTTTTAATACTTGGTTTTACACAAGGACTAGCGTGTGAACTGATTCTACTGATTTTGATGTACAAAGCTTGGGGAAGGAAGACGATTATTCTGATGGGAATGGCTGGAACGATGGGGAACTTTTTAACGTCGTATTACTTATTTGAATGGAATCTTTTGGCGCCTTGGATGTTGACTTCTTTGATCATCATCATGCTCTTAAGCGGTGGTATTACCGGATGGTGGAGTGTGTTGATTGCAGAGTCATTGGGTAAAACGGGGGTACTAGATTCCTTCCCCGTAATGAAAGGAAATCAAGGACGTGCTGTTGATGGCTAGGATAAAATGTGAAAACTTAACTATCCAGTATCCTTTTAGAAAAAAACCTGCAATCGAAGATTTTTCTGCTGTATTCTCAAGCGGTAAGAGAACTTTGCTGATTGGTCCCAGTGGTGCCGGGAAAAGTTCTCTTATCTTAGCACTGAATGGATTGATTCCCCAATCCATAGAGGCATCCGTTACAGGAAAAATCCTAGTGGGCGAGATTGATCCACAAGCAAGCGCACAAGGAAGTTTAAGCAAGCAAGTTGCAATACTTTTTCAAGACCCCGAAACACAGTTTTGTATGGTCACAGTAGAGGAAGAAGTGGCTTTTGGTCTGGAAAATCTCTCTTATTCAAAAATAGAGATGGATAAAGTGATCGAGTCGTCTTTAAAAAAAGTCGGGTTGTTTGATCGTCGAAAAGAGGCTATTTATTCGCTGTCTGGAGGGATGAAGCAGAAATTGGCTTTTGCCTGTTTGATGGCAATTGATCCGGATGTACTGATTCTGGATGAACCGACTGCTAATCTGGATCCGCAATCCAGTCGAGACTTAATCAAATTACTCAATGAGTGGTCGAAGGATACCGGGAAAACCTTGATTGTGATTGAACATCAAGTCGAAGACGTACTACCGATCATAGACGAGGTCATTGCTTTGGATAAAGAAGGCTATAAAATCGTACAAGGTTCTCCGCGAGAAGTGTTTCAGCAACAAGGAAAGATCTTAATGAAAGAAGGCATTTTTCTACCTTACGCTTCTACATTGGCTTTGAAAACTGGAGAAAACTGGAATCCTTTTCCTCTAACGGGAATAGAATTGAAGGGTCAAATAGAAGCATCTTCTCCACCTCTTCCAATAGTTTTAAATGAGAAGAAAGAGACATTACTTAAAGTGTCTAATCTAACTTTTCACTATCCAGAACAAGCATCCTTGTTTAATGATTTATCCTTTTCCGTAGAAAAAGGTAGTATCGTAGCGATTGTTGGAGAAAACGGAGCAGGAAAATCTACATTAGCAAAACTGATGGTTCGGGCGTTAACACCTGAGGCTGGAAGTATCTCATTTAAACAAAAAAATTTGCAAGATTATAGCGATACAGAATTTCTGCAAGAAGTTAGCTTAGTCTTTCAAAGACCAGAATTACAGTTTATTGCGGAGTCGGTTGCAGCGGAAATGGCATTTGGTCCGTCTTTGCTTCAACTAGAAAACTGGGAGACAGAAACGGATGTCTTGCTTGAAGAGTTTGGTCTGGCTAAATTGAAAAAGGCACATCCTTATACCTTGTCACAAGGACAGAAAAGACGTCTATCGGTTGCCATTATGTTAGCGAATGGACAAAAATGCTTGATACTAGATGAACCGACATTTGGTCAAGATGCAGCGAATACAAAGGCGTTAATGGCGCAATTAGTTAAGAAGCAACAAGAAGGCTTTACCTTTATTATGATCACACATGATATGGATTTAGTGGAGCGGTATGCTTCTAAAGTGATTGTACTGGATGAAGGGAAATGCTTGTATCAAGGCTCACCGCAAGCCTTGTTCCATACCCCTTCGAATCATTCTATTGTCAGCCAAGCAAACTTGATTGTGCCGGAACAGTTGAGTTTGGAGAGACTTGTAAACGAAA
Coding sequences within:
- a CDS encoding CadD family cadmium resistance transporter — its product is MLQSIISAIAVYISTSIDYLFILLIIFSQSHTKKGLRQIYLGQYLGTGILVAVSLFAAYVLNFIPQDWIIGLLGLIPIYLGIRVAMVGEEEEEEEEVVEKLESRGTNRLFWTVALITIASGGDNLGIYIPYFTSLVVSEIVISLVVFAISVAVLCYISYKLAKISFVSETLEKYERIIVPVVFIGLGIFILVENGTIQTVLNLLN
- the mvk gene encoding mevalonate kinase; the protein is MKTLSDQAIGTAHGKIILIGEHSVVYNNPAIALPFPAAHVEVTIEAIQGHSQIRSNYYEGSISDAPVSLNNLIKTIEVICEDLGYEPSGMQISISSLIPAERGMGSSAAVASALVRALFNFFEHPLEYDVLLHYIGISEKIAHGNPSGLDARVTSGNQPLFYMKSKLPERFDLHLTGYLIAADTGLKGQTREAVQDVADLLKKSRRKTKHLLSSLGKLTYQAKEAIEQDNITDLGKILSKAHHHLSDLTVSNEKLDRLVQVALEQGALGAKLTGSGRGGCMIALAKTFDQAKHIANELMKNGAVETWVHSLGADTNE
- a CDS encoding DUF1905 domain-containing protein produces the protein MIKIIDNQKLELHYKEGFGSWTYHLRLPGTADIKGKWGHLKVSGTIDDFEVKNIYLAPRKYEDKIISINKEIRDAIGKNGGDIVTVTLYLHD
- a CDS encoding SDR family NAD(P)-dependent oxidoreductase, translating into MSIFSSDVFKGKHALVTGATGGIGRETAKVLAAMGANVTITGRKEQVLSELKKEIENESPNAEVLMYVADLTDAMDREELVLVAEETFGTISLLVNSAGMTGGGILEELTQEELERVMHLNHTVPILLTQRIYKNMKKDRKGSIVNVSSLSGVRGTYGGTAYTGSKFALNAFTQSFALEAIEHNVRVNGVCPGYVDTEMGRNGIRSKGEQAGRSFEEQFKIESEKLPTGRITNPDEVANTIAYLLSDAAENIVGENINLSGGSVMR
- a CDS encoding type II toxin-antitoxin system RelE/ParE family toxin; the protein is MYQIEWTEYSRDDYDKLDGSQKTFVDKALNRIKLRGMDAGQPLHGALAQCNKLKNKKMGLRVIFREVQGKLEVIQVVVIGKRDKKTVYKIAENRIN
- a CDS encoding HIT family protein; the encoded protein is MDPIQLGHLLIISKSHTNSIIDLTSERLLELIMLEKKIVEVLENNFNILGVSIIQNNGKVMDDGTHFHVHIVPRYTEDKFWDNQTVARRNIDLNHLKEVLSYI
- a CDS encoding type II toxin-antitoxin system Phd/YefM family antitoxin, with amino-acid sequence MAMKILDIPTSSISEVKRSPMEVFQKADKEAAGVYVFNREKVAGVMLTQKQYETLNKEVDGLYDQIADLIAEKRLLNEKVATFSDSEVRGSIANEVPTIDEEDGWE
- the coaA gene encoding type I pantothenate kinase, whose amino-acid sequence is MQESDTFYIIDRDEWKELNEHTRLTLTDEELESLRSLNDRISMKDVKEIYVPILQILHTHIKHYDERQSEMKTLLNQPARKDPYIIGIAGSVAVGKSTLARLLQMMMDRAYSNRKVDLITTDGFLYPNEVLKEKNSLNRKGFPESYDMQRLIRFMGDVKSGHRNIEVPVYSHKFYDIIPDEYAVIDQPDILIVEGINVLQLPANEKIFVSDFFDFSFYVDAEPERIEKWYLERFGLLLDTAFQDPTNYYYELATGNREKAFDTARKVWKAVNLTNLEEYILPTRFRADMIVHKTTDHFIDQLLLKKH
- a CDS encoding metalloregulator ArsR/SmtB family transcription factor gives rise to the protein MNTEVCTTNLIHKEKVATIKKNLINNDLSTLLVLGKCFSDYSRIKIFYALETYKEMCVCDLAAVLDASMATTSHHLHFLKKHGVAKSRQDGKIVYYSFANEDVFSAVRAFLNTSENLSMKL